The following proteins come from a genomic window of Mucinivorans hirudinis:
- a CDS encoding Glycosyltransferase, whose amino-acid sequence MVLYVGRIEESKGITFLAKLFSGMGLENARLVIVGSGAYDLVFEKIEANHSKITFLGNIDNQEVHNLMAVCDIGVIPSLNEQCSYVALEMMSHGMAIIASEVRGMGELFVCKDIALTVPVDYTDDIPTLDTDVLKQHIITLAGDVGLRKRLGANARREWAEHYTAERMARETFEVYKELAAQF is encoded by the coding sequence TTGGTGTTGTATGTTGGCAGGATTGAGGAGAGTAAAGGAATCACCTTTCTTGCCAAGTTGTTCAGTGGGATGGGCTTAGAGAATGCAAGGCTTGTGATTGTCGGTAGCGGAGCTTATGATTTGGTCTTTGAGAAGATAGAGGCAAACCATTCAAAGATAACATTTTTGGGGAATATAGATAACCAAGAGGTTCACAACCTGATGGCGGTGTGCGATATTGGGGTTATTCCATCGCTCAATGAGCAGTGCAGTTATGTGGCTTTGGAGATGATGAGCCACGGAATGGCGATTATCGCTTCTGAGGTCAGAGGTATGGGAGAGTTGTTTGTGTGCAAAGATATTGCACTGACCGTGCCTGTTGATTATACAGACGATATACCCACGCTTGATACCGACGTGTTAAAACAACACATAATCACCTTAGCCGGCGATGTTGGGTTGCGTAAACGTTTGGGTGCGAATGCACGTCGTGAGTGGGCGGAGCATTACACTGCCGAACGGATGGCACGGGAGACTTTTGAAGTTTACAAAGAGTTAGCAGCACAATTTTAG
- a CDS encoding Arylsulfatase regulator (Fe-S oxidoreductase): MKRHKTISEQVFTTDLYKSFFPLTKVFELNGNMYIYDAKSHFLTEINEEQLAYILDRNLSKHNSMPIYISKLLDIGFFSQIGLSKITPPQEEINNIVCYEIENYFPRKFFLDITEECTLRCKYCFYTNEDEEKRRHTQNHMDEYTAYKAIDYYYARYACAVNKLPRNIFKNEQRMLPPNLSWWGGEPLLQFDLIKKTKSYFESLDWESLGISLLDVQYSIVSNFTIISDEIIDFIVDNAIYLTVSMDGDMPEHDKNRVFQDGSGSFDTVFRNLCYLIEKYPDYANKYVTLQSVLTDNIDGNKVVDFMNTTFNIDDRVKRKVANWSYGRQRITGEFIPGILLDVDSNCILNNFTNTMLCLRDKCEADLEVYISSNRELYYELLSLFVLEESINFDFPEIRDINSTFSCPIGSDTMFISRNGDIHCCCKTDQSFPLGNVNTGLDPGKIVQLYEKYFNKIEQQCTSCWAIRFCKICPAFTCYNGKIKLPETHECEYIRTLAVLSMCKYLILNIEFDELYEKVFIYFRKRKKEFRIDSQPFNIKIISHEKN; the protein is encoded by the coding sequence ATGAAAAGGCATAAAACTATATCTGAGCAAGTGTTCACTACTGATTTGTATAAATCTTTTTTTCCTTTAACAAAAGTATTTGAATTAAACGGCAATATGTATATATATGATGCTAAATCACATTTCCTTACAGAGATCAATGAAGAACAGTTGGCTTATATTCTTGACCGCAATTTATCGAAACACAATAGCATGCCTATATATATCTCTAAATTGTTAGATATAGGTTTTTTTTCCCAAATAGGTTTATCAAAAATAACTCCACCACAAGAGGAAATTAATAATATAGTTTGTTATGAAATAGAGAATTATTTTCCTCGCAAGTTTTTTTTAGACATAACTGAGGAGTGCACTTTAAGATGTAAATATTGTTTTTATACCAATGAAGACGAAGAGAAACGAAGGCATACTCAAAATCACATGGATGAATATACCGCATACAAAGCAATAGACTACTACTATGCAAGATATGCATGCGCAGTAAATAAGTTGCCGAGAAACATCTTCAAGAATGAACAGAGAATGCTTCCACCTAACTTATCTTGGTGGGGCGGGGAGCCGTTACTCCAATTTGATTTAATAAAGAAAACTAAATCCTATTTCGAATCATTGGATTGGGAATCCTTAGGAATCTCATTATTGGATGTACAATATAGTATAGTAAGCAATTTTACTATTATTAGCGATGAAATTATTGACTTCATCGTGGATAATGCTATTTATTTGACTGTCAGCATGGATGGAGACATGCCCGAACACGATAAAAATAGAGTTTTCCAAGATGGATCTGGCTCTTTCGATACTGTGTTTAGAAATTTATGTTATCTAATAGAGAAATATCCAGACTATGCAAATAAATATGTGACACTACAGTCTGTATTAACCGATAATATTGATGGGAACAAGGTTGTAGATTTCATGAATACTACCTTTAATATAGATGATAGAGTTAAAAGAAAAGTAGCAAATTGGAGCTATGGTAGACAAAGAATTACAGGTGAATTTATACCAGGGATTCTATTAGATGTTGATAGTAATTGTATTTTAAACAACTTCACCAATACTATGCTCTGTCTGAGAGATAAATGTGAAGCCGATTTGGAAGTATACATCTCATCTAATCGTGAACTATATTATGAATTGTTGAGCTTATTTGTTTTGGAAGAATCAATTAATTTTGATTTCCCTGAAATTAGAGATATTAATAGTACATTTTCTTGCCCAATAGGTTCTGATACAATGTTCATTTCGAGAAATGGGGATATTCATTGTTGTTGTAAAACAGATCAGTCATTCCCATTGGGAAATGTAAATACTGGGTTAGATCCTGGCAAAATAGTACAGTTGTACGAAAAATACTTTAATAAAATTGAACAACAATGCACAAGTTGTTGGGCCATTAGATTTTGCAAAATTTGCCCCGCTTTCACTTGTTATAATGGCAAAATAAAACTGCCCGAAACTCACGAATGTGAATATATTCGAACACTCGCAGTATTGTCTATGTGTAAGTACTTAATTTTAAACATTGAATTTGATGAGTTATACGAAAAAGTGTTTATCTATTTTCGAAAAAGAAAAAAAGAATTTAGAATTGATTCACAACCTTTTAATATTAAAATAATTAGCCATGAGAAAAATTAA
- a CDS encoding Possible regulatory protein, which yields MVQKAYKILGNDVNNQLINLRQITFEVTDACNLKCKYCGLGELYDGYDAREDKYLPIEKAKKIIDYLVELWQDSSPDKFYHSIALSFYGGEPLLNIEFIKEIISYAEQRILNRELHYSITTNAMLLNKYMDFLVDKKFRILISLDGDEQAHSYRVDHSGRNSFERVFSNVKLLKDAYPEYFEEFVNFNSVFTNRSEVERIHKFINNNFGKISTIVELNNSGIKEDKIAEYELIRNSVFESIDKSECYENLSEQMFLSDPHIDVLSKYIQRMSGNFFMDYNNLLFDSEKFAKVSTGTCLPFQKKMFVTVNGKIIQCERIDHKYALGEVTDEGVKLDFEEIANRFNERIESIQHLCKLCAGEKVCSQCIYYIDNLGQKNIKCNGFMNKERFEEYKQSNTNYLRRFPHLYKKLMEDVLIDF from the coding sequence ATGGTACAGAAAGCATATAAAATATTAGGTAATGATGTTAATAATCAATTAATAAACCTTCGTCAGATTACATTTGAAGTCACAGACGCTTGCAATCTCAAATGTAAGTATTGCGGACTCGGAGAATTATATGATGGTTATGATGCTCGTGAAGATAAATATCTGCCCATTGAAAAGGCAAAGAAAATAATTGATTATCTGGTAGAGTTATGGCAGGATAGTTCTCCCGATAAATTTTATCATAGCATTGCCTTGAGTTTTTACGGGGGTGAACCGCTATTGAATATTGAATTTATTAAAGAGATTATATCTTATGCCGAACAACGTATTCTCAATAGAGAACTACATTATTCAATAACAACTAATGCAATGTTGTTGAATAAATATATGGATTTTTTAGTTGATAAAAAGTTTAGGATATTGATAAGCCTTGATGGAGATGAGCAAGCGCATAGCTACCGAGTAGACCATTCCGGTCGCAATTCTTTTGAACGAGTTTTTAGTAATGTAAAACTCCTAAAGGATGCCTATCCTGAGTACTTTGAAGAATTTGTGAATTTTAACTCTGTATTTACTAACCGAAGTGAGGTGGAAAGAATACATAAATTTATCAATAACAATTTTGGTAAAATATCGACAATTGTTGAATTGAATAATTCAGGTATTAAAGAAGATAAAATAGCGGAATATGAATTAATACGAAATAGCGTATTTGAAAGTATAGATAAATCCGAATGCTACGAAAACTTATCCGAACAAATGTTCTTATCCGATCCACACATAGATGTATTATCAAAATACATACAACGTATGTCTGGGAATTTTTTTATGGACTACAACAATTTACTCTTCGATTCCGAGAAGTTTGCCAAAGTTTCAACCGGTACTTGTTTGCCGTTCCAGAAGAAAATGTTTGTTACTGTAAACGGCAAAATTATACAGTGTGAGCGCATTGACCATAAATATGCACTGGGAGAAGTTACAGATGAAGGCGTTAAGTTAGATTTTGAGGAGATTGCCAACCGTTTTAATGAACGAATAGAGAGCATTCAGCACCTATGTAAATTGTGCGCAGGCGAAAAGGTTTGCAGCCAATGTATCTACTACATTGACAACCTCGGACAAAAAAATATAAAGTGTAACGGGTTTATGAATAAAGAGAGATTCGAAGAGTATAAGCAATCAAACACCAATTACCTTAGAAGATTTCCACACCTCTACAAAAAACTTATGGAGGATGTATTAATTGACTTCTAA
- a CDS encoding Glycosyltransferase produces the protein MIHLFFISYDFSGAETYAHQLIPYLRSKNGLAVYEVHFSSDYPEFAVENVGECAASGLGWKFYFPKIASKYLIDRGYADVFIAPPVLILWEWLKNCIGDTVIFHSNSEDFVNVLNKARGLVDFRTVSTIHFLPKHYSWKELDNYTETLTETKNDNYIRQLELSDKIICVTEFAAASIKKNDAVSADRVSVIYNGYSSDNSPKKVSRGKYGLSDNDIVLLFVGRITPEKGICGLLTAFRDISAEFSQVRLLLVGDGDVKLVDAFLAGCEGSLVYMGRQSKEVVAELYDLADIGIIPSKYEQCSYVALEMMSRRLAVIATNTPGLRELFVDEHSGLLMDISRGYDANELLDIFIDVDMLKKQIVRLICDSTLRSYIGRNGYQRWQEMFTAERMAEQTYNLYKSLIVP, from the coding sequence ATGATACATCTTTTCTTTATCTCGTACGATTTCTCAGGGGCGGAGACTTACGCACATCAACTTATACCTTACCTGAGAAGCAAAAACGGTTTAGCTGTATATGAAGTTCATTTTAGTAGTGATTACCCTGAATTTGCAGTTGAGAATGTGGGTGAGTGTGCAGCTTCCGGTTTAGGTTGGAAGTTCTATTTTCCAAAAATTGCTTCTAAATATTTAATAGACAGAGGATATGCAGATGTTTTTATAGCTCCGCCAGTGCTAATATTATGGGAATGGTTGAAAAATTGCATTGGTGATACCGTAATTTTTCACAGCAATAGCGAGGATTTTGTTAATGTGCTCAACAAAGCGCGTGGTTTGGTTGATTTCCGTACCGTATCTACTATTCATTTTTTACCAAAACACTATTCGTGGAAAGAGTTGGACAACTATACGGAGACGCTAACGGAAACAAAAAATGACAATTACATAAGGCAGTTAGAATTAAGCGATAAGATAATATGTGTTACTGAATTTGCTGCTGCGAGTATTAAAAAGAATGATGCGGTTAGTGCGGATAGGGTCTCGGTAATATATAACGGGTATTCATCCGATAATTCGCCGAAAAAGGTTAGTAGGGGTAAATATGGGTTGAGCGATAACGACATAGTACTGCTTTTTGTGGGCAGGATTACTCCCGAGAAAGGTATTTGTGGTTTACTGACAGCATTTAGGGATATTAGTGCAGAATTCTCGCAAGTGAGGTTGCTATTGGTGGGAGATGGGGATGTCAAACTGGTTGATGCTTTCTTGGCAGGGTGTGAGGGTAGCTTGGTCTATATGGGGAGGCAAAGTAAAGAGGTTGTGGCGGAGCTATATGATTTGGCAGATATAGGGATAATCCCATCGAAATATGAGCAATGTAGCTATGTGGCTTTAGAGATGATGAGTCGGCGACTTGCTGTGATAGCAACAAATACACCGGGGCTGAGAGAGTTATTTGTAGATGAGCATAGCGGACTGCTTATGGATATTTCACGAGGTTACGATGCCAATGAGTTGTTGGATATTTTTATTGATGTCGATATGCTGAAGAAGCAGATTGTGAGGTTGATATGCGACTCTACTTTGCGTTCGTATATCGGTAGAAATGGTTATCAAAGATGGCAGGAGATGTTCACCGCCGAGAGGATGGCTGAGCAGACCTATAATTTGTACAAAAGCTTAATAGTACCATAG